Proteins found in one Labrenzia sp. VG12 genomic segment:
- the rpsT gene encoding 30S ribosomal protein S20, with protein sequence MANTPSAKKAARKIARQTATNKNRRSRVRTYLRKVEEAIASGDQAVANEAFKAAQPEIMRAASKGVMHANTASRKVSRLNARIKALGA encoded by the coding sequence ATGGCCAACACACCATCGGCCAAGAAGGCGGCCCGCAAGATTGCCCGCCAGACGGCCACGAACAAGAACCGCCGCAGCCGCGTGCGCACCTACCTGCGCAAGGTTGAAGAGGCGATTGCCTCCGGCGACCAGGCTGTTGCCAATGAAGCCTTCAAGGCTGCACAGCCGGAAATCATGCGCGCTGCCTCCAAGGGCGTGATGCATGCAAACACGGCGTCCCGGAAGGTTTCCCGTCTCAATGCCCGTATCAAGGCACTTGGCGCGTAA
- a CDS encoding alpha-ketoglutarate-dependent dioxygenase AlkB yields the protein MQDITFNDHSGLRYLPEYFARASQEALLEAVRSVVAEAPLYQPAMPRTGKPFSVKMSNCGPLGWVSDIKGYRYQPLHPDTGRPWPAMPDQLKDLWSTLAPDAPPAEACLINFYQASARMGQHQDRDEDMFDAPVISVSLGDTATFRVGGTNRKDPTRSFRLNSGDVVVLGGEARLAYHGIDRVLAGTSTLLKNGGRINLTLRRVTAA from the coding sequence ATGCAGGACATCACGTTCAACGACCATTCCGGTCTTCGCTATCTGCCGGAGTATTTCGCCCGGGCTTCCCAGGAAGCGCTTCTTGAAGCTGTGCGGTCGGTGGTTGCCGAGGCGCCGCTCTATCAACCCGCCATGCCGCGGACGGGCAAACCGTTTTCGGTGAAGATGAGCAATTGCGGCCCGCTCGGATGGGTGTCGGACATCAAAGGCTACCGCTACCAGCCGCTGCATCCGGACACCGGTCGTCCCTGGCCTGCCATGCCGGATCAGCTGAAAGACCTCTGGTCGACCTTGGCGCCGGACGCACCGCCGGCCGAAGCCTGCCTGATCAATTTTTACCAAGCCAGCGCCCGCATGGGCCAGCACCAGGACCGGGACGAGGACATGTTCGATGCGCCGGTGATTTCCGTCTCACTCGGCGACACCGCCACGTTCCGCGTCGGTGGCACGAACCGCAAGGACCCGACCCGCTCGTTCCGGCTGAACTCCGGCGACGTGGTCGTGCTTGGCGGCGAGGCCCGTCTTGCCTATCACGGCATCGACCGGGTGCTTGCTGGCACGTCCACACTCCTGAAAAACGGTGGCCGGATCAATCTGACCCTGCGGCGGGTGACAGCGGCCTGA
- a CDS encoding enoyl-CoA hydratase gives MGYENIRVEKRGKVGLITLDRPKALNALNSDLIAELGTALDGFDADDRIGCVVITGSEKAFAAGADIKEMQPHNFATAYQTDLITPFDRVSRNRKPIIAAVAGYALGGGCELAMLCDFIIAADTAKFGQPEITLGVIPGAGGTQRLTRFVGKSKAMEMVLTGRMMDAEEAERSGLVSRIVPADDLLEEALKAADKIADFSLPVVLMAKESVDRAYETTLAEGVRFERRVFQALFALEDQNEGMTAFTEKRSPDFRNK, from the coding sequence ATGGGATATGAGAACATCCGTGTTGAAAAGCGCGGCAAAGTCGGACTGATCACGCTGGACCGGCCAAAGGCCCTGAATGCGCTGAACTCGGACCTGATTGCCGAGCTCGGCACGGCCCTTGACGGTTTCGACGCAGATGACCGGATCGGCTGCGTGGTCATCACCGGCTCGGAAAAGGCCTTTGCCGCGGGCGCCGACATCAAGGAGATGCAGCCCCATAATTTCGCCACGGCCTACCAGACCGACCTGATCACGCCCTTCGACCGGGTGTCGCGCAACCGCAAGCCGATCATTGCCGCTGTTGCAGGTTATGCACTTGGTGGTGGCTGCGAGCTGGCCATGCTTTGCGATTTCATCATTGCTGCGGACACGGCCAAGTTCGGCCAGCCGGAGATCACGCTCGGTGTTATTCCGGGTGCGGGCGGCACGCAGCGGCTGACCCGTTTTGTCGGCAAGTCCAAAGCCATGGAAATGGTTCTGACCGGGCGCATGATGGATGCCGAAGAAGCCGAGCGCAGCGGGCTCGTCAGCCGGATCGTTCCCGCAGACGATCTGCTGGAAGAAGCGCTCAAGGCGGCGGACAAGATCGCAGATTTCTCGCTCCCGGTCGTCTTGATGGCCAAGGAGAGCGTCGACAGGGCCTATGAAACGACCCTTGCCGAAGGTGTCCGCTTCGAGCGGCGCGTCTTCCAGGCCCTGTTTGCGCTGGAAGATCAGAATGAAGGCATGACCGCCTTTACCGAGAAGCGTTCCCCGGATTTCCGGAACAAATAA
- a CDS encoding GntR family transcriptional regulator — translation MSAETIAAAVEADILNGVFKPGEDLKQGDIAVRFAVSRIPVRDALQLLASRGLIEHVPNRRARIICLNRKEIDEVFDLRLLLETDCLRQAIGHLTPADLDRIDAALAHSNVDAGGSCWAEGDWLFHRTLYLPAGRMRQLAMIEDLRRTCRIHIAGYGILPSRTGKWLQDHEKIVAACHARSVDTAVALLSDHIEGARQTLVSALPGDPGT, via the coding sequence ATGTCCGCTGAGACCATCGCTGCCGCCGTCGAGGCGGATATCCTGAACGGGGTCTTCAAACCCGGCGAAGACCTGAAGCAGGGAGACATCGCCGTACGGTTTGCCGTCAGCCGGATCCCGGTGCGCGATGCACTGCAGCTGCTGGCCTCAAGAGGACTGATCGAGCATGTCCCCAACCGGCGCGCCCGCATCATTTGCCTGAACCGGAAAGAGATTGACGAGGTTTTCGATCTGCGCCTGCTTCTGGAGACCGACTGCCTGAGACAAGCCATCGGCCACCTCACACCGGCTGATCTGGACCGCATTGACGCGGCCCTTGCGCATTCCAATGTCGATGCGGGTGGAAGCTGCTGGGCCGAGGGCGACTGGCTCTTTCACCGGACGCTCTATCTGCCGGCCGGGCGGATGCGGCAGCTTGCCATGATTGAGGATCTGCGCCGCACGTGCCGCATTCACATTGCCGGTTACGGCATCCTGCCGTCGCGAACGGGAAAATGGCTGCAGGACCACGAAAAGATTGTCGCAGCCTGTCACGCACGATCGGTCGACACCGCCGTGGCTTTGCTGTCAGACCATATCGAAGGCGCACGCCAGACACTTGTGTCGGCCCTGCCCGGAGACCCCGGCACCTGA
- the mutM gene encoding bifunctional DNA-formamidopyrimidine glycosylase/DNA-(apurinic or apyrimidinic site) lyase, producing MPELPEVETVRRGLAPTFEGALITRVDQNRADLRFPFPENFVDRLTGRRLTALSRRSKYLLGDIDSGDVLVMHLGMSGSFRIESGELGEVPGNFAHDRSKDPKHDHVVFHLETETGTQARILYNDPRRFGFIDLIARPSLAEHPFFRDLGMEPLGNDLSGQTLANLFAGRKSNLKAALLNQKLIAGLGNIYVCEALWRTGLSPERAAGSLVTKSGRPTKKAEALAANIRETLQDAIRAGGSSLRDHTQADGTLGYFQHSFAVYDREGEPCRTPGCGGTIQRLVQSNRSTFHCPGCQT from the coding sequence ATGCCCGAATTGCCGGAAGTTGAAACCGTCAGGCGCGGTCTTGCGCCCACCTTTGAGGGCGCACTCATCACCCGGGTGGACCAGAACCGGGCGGATCTGCGCTTCCCCTTTCCGGAAAACTTCGTCGATCGCCTGACAGGCCGCAGGCTGACCGCGCTGTCCCGTCGGTCCAAATATCTGCTCGGCGATATCGATAGCGGCGACGTGCTGGTGATGCATCTGGGCATGTCCGGCTCTTTCCGGATCGAAAGCGGTGAGCTGGGAGAGGTGCCCGGCAACTTCGCGCATGATCGCAGCAAGGACCCCAAACACGATCATGTCGTGTTCCATCTGGAAACGGAAACCGGCACACAGGCCCGTATACTCTACAATGACCCACGCCGCTTCGGCTTCATCGATCTGATTGCCCGGCCCTCGCTCGCGGAGCACCCGTTCTTCCGCGACCTTGGCATGGAACCACTCGGCAATGACCTCAGCGGCCAGACGCTGGCCAATCTCTTTGCCGGTCGCAAGAGCAACCTGAAGGCGGCGCTTCTCAATCAGAAACTGATAGCGGGCCTGGGCAATATATATGTCTGTGAAGCGCTCTGGCGCACCGGGCTCAGCCCGGAGCGTGCGGCCGGGTCCCTGGTCACCAAATCAGGCCGGCCGACCAAAAAGGCCGAGGCCCTTGCCGCCAACATCCGGGAAACGCTGCAGGACGCCATCCGTGCAGGTGGATCCTCCTTGCGTGACCACACCCAGGCGGACGGCACACTCGGCTATTTCCAGCATTCCTTCGCGGTTTACGACCGGGAAGGCGAACCATGCCGCACGCCGGGATGCGGCGGCACGATCCAGCGTCTGGTCCAGTCCAACCGGTCGACCTTCCATTGCCCCGGCTGCCAGACCTGA
- the ubiE gene encoding bifunctional demethylmenaquinone methyltransferase/2-methoxy-6-polyprenyl-1,4-benzoquinol methylase UbiE: MPTSFGFTRVAEGRKQALVDDVFHKVAERYDLMNDMMSGGFHRVWKDAMVSFLAPPKAPTSDWRLLDVAGGTGDIATRVVNRSGDTVKATVCDINNSMLQVGRDRAEKAGLSDLITFSQGNAEELPFPDKSFDAYTIAFGIRNVPDIPKALREARRVLKRGGRFLCLEFSEVDVPVLDKVYDTFSFGAIPAMGRWVTGDGDPYQYLVESIRKFPNQERFADMIREAGFERVGFRNYSGGIAALHYGWKF; encoded by the coding sequence ATGCCGACCAGCTTTGGCTTCACCAGGGTTGCCGAGGGGCGGAAACAGGCCCTTGTGGACGATGTCTTTCACAAGGTGGCAGAGCGCTACGACCTGATGAACGACATGATGTCGGGCGGCTTTCACCGGGTGTGGAAGGATGCGATGGTGTCGTTCCTGGCGCCGCCGAAAGCCCCGACCTCCGACTGGAGGCTGCTGGACGTCGCCGGCGGCACCGGCGACATCGCGACGCGTGTCGTCAATCGCTCCGGCGATACCGTCAAGGCAACGGTCTGCGACATCAACAATTCCATGCTTCAGGTGGGGCGCGACCGTGCCGAAAAGGCCGGATTGTCCGACCTGATCACCTTTTCGCAAGGAAATGCCGAAGAACTGCCCTTTCCGGACAAGAGCTTTGACGCCTACACGATCGCCTTCGGCATTCGCAACGTGCCGGACATCCCGAAAGCCCTGCGCGAAGCGCGCCGGGTTCTGAAACGTGGCGGCCGGTTCCTGTGCCTGGAGTTTTCCGAGGTCGACGTGCCGGTGCTGGACAAGGTCTATGACACGTTTTCTTTTGGCGCGATCCCGGCCATGGGCCGCTGGGTCACCGGGGACGGCGACCCTTACCAGTATCTGGTGGAATCGATCCGCAAGTTTCCGAACCAGGAACGCTTTGCCGACATGATCCGCGAGGCCGGATTTGAGCGGGTTGGCTTCAGAAACTACTCCGGCGGCATTGCCGCCCTGCATTACGGTTGGAAGTTCTGA
- the dnaA gene encoding chromosomal replication initiator protein DnaA, translating into MQVQEAGGSEQWKRVKKQLRAELGDDVFTSWFARVDLEEHQDGTVRLSVPTRFLKQWIQNNYNDQLMGLWQRECDNVHRIELTVRGAIRPRQAPVAKPSLAGPDGAKAAADEVQRETLADAAHVTRAQAATAAVALGRGDAGSDSTRDVLQGAALDPKYTFETFVEGESNNLALAAARQVAAGGAVTFNPLYLHASVGLGKTHLMQAVASKARASGRKVLYLTAEHFMYKFVTALKSQSALAFKENLRTIDLLLIDDMQFLHGKQVQQEFCHTLNALIDGARQVIVAADRAPSELDTLDDRVRSRLSGGLVVGIQEPDFVLRRNILVSRVEAARKAYPQFDVPDSVLDYVARHVASSGRDLEGALNRLIAHNQLTNQPITQEMAEMTLRDLVRSSEPRRVKIEDIQRVVSKHYNVTKADLLSARRTRTIVRPRQIAMYLAKVMTPRSLPEIGRRFGNRDHTTVLHAVRKIEEMARADYSLAQELELLKRMLDA; encoded by the coding sequence ATGCAGGTTCAGGAGGCAGGCGGCTCCGAACAATGGAAACGGGTCAAGAAACAGCTCCGCGCGGAGCTGGGCGACGATGTTTTTACCAGCTGGTTCGCACGCGTTGATCTGGAAGAGCATCAGGACGGCACAGTGCGTCTTTCCGTTCCGACCCGGTTTTTGAAGCAGTGGATCCAGAACAATTACAATGACCAGCTGATGGGTCTGTGGCAGCGCGAATGCGACAATGTACACCGCATCGAACTGACCGTTCGCGGTGCGATCCGTCCGCGTCAGGCACCGGTGGCAAAACCGAGCCTGGCCGGCCCGGACGGCGCGAAGGCAGCTGCTGACGAAGTCCAGCGCGAAACGCTGGCCGATGCGGCTCATGTGACCCGTGCCCAGGCGGCGACTGCCGCTGTCGCGCTCGGCCGCGGCGATGCCGGCTCCGACAGCACCCGGGATGTGCTGCAGGGTGCGGCGCTCGACCCGAAATATACGTTCGAGACGTTTGTTGAAGGGGAATCCAACAACCTGGCCCTGGCCGCTGCCCGTCAGGTCGCAGCCGGCGGCGCGGTGACGTTCAACCCGCTTTACCTGCATGCGTCCGTGGGTCTCGGCAAAACCCATCTGATGCAGGCCGTGGCCTCGAAAGCCCGTGCGAGCGGCCGCAAGGTGCTCTACCTGACGGCCGAGCACTTCATGTACAAGTTCGTGACGGCGCTGAAGTCCCAGTCCGCGCTTGCGTTCAAGGAAAACCTCCGGACCATCGACCTGCTGCTGATCGACGACATGCAGTTTCTGCACGGCAAACAGGTCCAGCAGGAATTCTGCCATACGCTGAATGCGCTGATCGACGGCGCGCGCCAGGTGATCGTTGCGGCCGACAGGGCTCCATCCGAACTGGACACCCTGGACGACCGGGTCCGGTCGCGCCTGTCCGGCGGTCTCGTGGTCGGCATCCAGGAACCGGATTTCGTGCTTCGGCGCAATATCCTGGTGTCCCGCGTGGAAGCGGCCCGCAAGGCCTATCCGCAATTCGACGTGCCCGACAGCGTTCTCGACTATGTTGCCCGTCACGTGGCCTCCTCGGGCCGCGACCTGGAAGGCGCCCTCAACCGCCTGATCGCACACAATCAGCTGACCAATCAGCCGATCACGCAGGAAATGGCGGAAATGACACTGCGCGACCTGGTTCGCTCCAGCGAACCGCGCCGGGTCAAGATCGAGGACATCCAGCGGGTGGTGTCGAAACACTACAACGTCACCAAGGCCGATCTGCTGTCGGCCCGGCGCACCCGCACCATCGTGCGTCCACGTCAGATTGCCATGTATCTCGCCAAGGTGATGACCCCGCGCTCGCTGCCGGAAATCGGCCGCCGCTTCGGCAACAGGGATCACACGACAGTGTTGCACGCGGTGCGGAAAATCGAGGAAATGGCCCGCGCAGACTATTCTCTGGCGCAGGAGCTCGAACTGCTGAAACGCATGCTCGACGCCTGA
- a CDS encoding OsmC family protein — MTAEHSYTSQITWTGNRGEGTRTYRGYDRTWEIRTPGKPPVACSNDPLLGGDPALHNPEDLLLAALSSCHMLWYLHLASTAGIAVQSYEDRPVGIGETEQSGAGRFLKAVLKPTITVPAGADLARADAIHHEIHKVCFIARSVSFPVSFEASYLTD; from the coding sequence ATGACGGCCGAACACAGCTACACCTCTCAGATCACCTGGACCGGCAACCGCGGTGAGGGCACAAGAACCTATCGCGGTTACGATCGGACCTGGGAGATCCGGACGCCCGGAAAACCGCCGGTCGCCTGTTCCAACGATCCATTGCTCGGCGGCGATCCGGCGCTGCACAATCCGGAAGACCTGTTGCTGGCCGCGCTTTCCAGCTGTCACATGCTCTGGTACCTGCATCTGGCCAGCACTGCCGGTATTGCCGTTCAGTCTTATGAAGACCGACCGGTCGGTATCGGGGAGACGGAACAATCGGGCGCCGGACGGTTCTTGAAAGCTGTGCTGAAGCCGACGATCACCGTGCCCGCCGGGGCCGACCTGGCCAGGGCCGACGCCATCCATCACGAGATTCACAAGGTCTGCTTCATCGCCCGGTCAGTGAGTTTTCCGGTGAGCTTTGAGGCAAGCTATTTGACTGATTGA
- a CDS encoding rhodanese-like domain-containing protein, translating into MQIDGGYAGNVTVQEAFEKLSGQEHSVLVDVRTQAEWAFVGLPDLRPLDKEPVLVEWQSFPSSGPNPEFAKSVSDLLVKKGLDQSAPIYFLCRSGARSQAAAIALTQAGFEKCFNISDGFEGPLDEAGHRGTRSGWKAAGLPWIQS; encoded by the coding sequence GTGCAAATCGACGGTGGATACGCTGGCAATGTGACCGTGCAGGAGGCTTTCGAAAAGCTTTCCGGGCAGGAACACTCTGTTCTTGTCGACGTGCGGACCCAGGCGGAATGGGCCTTTGTCGGACTTCCGGACCTGCGTCCGCTCGACAAGGAACCGGTGCTGGTGGAATGGCAGAGCTTTCCGTCTTCCGGCCCGAACCCGGAATTTGCAAAGTCCGTTTCGGACCTGTTGGTCAAAAAAGGACTTGACCAGAGCGCGCCGATCTATTTTCTGTGCCGCTCCGGAGCGCGGAGCCAGGCGGCAGCGATCGCCCTGACACAGGCCGGCTTCGAAAAGTGCTTTAATATCTCAGACGGTTTCGAAGGCCCCCTTGACGAGGCGGGCCACCGTGGAACCCGGTCCGGTTGGAAGGCCGCCGGACTGCCCTGGATTCAAAGTTAG
- the recF gene encoding DNA replication/repair protein RecF, with translation MTEFRTARLTRLSLTGFRNYETLSLGLAAKLVAFVGANGAGKTNILEAISFLTAGRGLRRATLADIARKEGDGSWSVAATVLLDGLETRIGTGLATGGTGRKVRIDGEDVRGSESLLDYMRVLWLVPSMDGLFTGAASERRRFLDRLTLAIDPAHGRRVSDFENALRQRNRLLDQGGSDAFLSALELQVAELGTAVSIARGDTVGLLSGMIAEQAAQGLPFPHAGIALEGAFEAETLGLSASDREDHYRLLLKEGRPRDRAAGRTLNGPHLSDLKVTHAAKSMPAAQSSTGEQKALLIGLVLAHAELTSKVSGMTPVLLLDEVAAHLDPDRRAALFAKLNSLGGQVFMTGTDEGLFSALPEDAQVFEIRDHHGHLLKGPTGP, from the coding sequence ATGACAGAATTCAGGACGGCGCGGCTGACCCGTCTGTCCCTGACCGGTTTCCGCAATTACGAGACCCTTTCGCTGGGTCTCGCCGCCAAACTGGTCGCCTTTGTCGGCGCCAACGGCGCCGGCAAGACCAATATCCTGGAAGCCATCTCGTTCCTGACAGCCGGGCGCGGTCTGCGCCGGGCGACACTTGCCGACATTGCCCGCAAGGAGGGTGACGGCAGCTGGAGCGTGGCTGCCACCGTTCTGCTGGACGGCCTGGAAACCAGGATCGGAACCGGGCTGGCCACCGGCGGCACCGGGCGCAAGGTGCGGATTGACGGTGAAGACGTGCGTGGTTCGGAAAGCCTGCTCGACTATATGCGGGTGCTCTGGCTGGTCCCGTCCATGGACGGCCTTTTCACCGGTGCGGCCTCCGAGCGGCGCCGGTTTCTCGACCGGCTGACGCTGGCCATCGATCCGGCACACGGGCGCCGGGTCAGCGATTTTGAAAACGCGCTGCGCCAACGCAACCGGCTGCTCGACCAGGGCGGCAGCGACGCCTTCCTGTCCGCACTGGAATTGCAGGTGGCAGAACTCGGCACCGCGGTCTCCATCGCACGTGGCGACACGGTCGGCCTGCTCTCCGGCATGATTGCCGAACAGGCCGCGCAGGGCTTGCCCTTTCCCCACGCAGGCATCGCGCTCGAAGGCGCCTTTGAAGCCGAGACCCTCGGCCTCAGTGCATCGGACCGGGAAGACCATTACCGGCTGCTCCTGAAGGAAGGCCGTCCGCGCGACCGCGCCGCCGGCCGGACCCTGAACGGTCCGCACCTGAGCGACCTGAAAGTGACCCATGCGGCCAAGTCGATGCCGGCGGCTCAATCCTCCACCGGAGAGCAGAAGGCGCTTCTGATCGGTCTGGTTCTGGCGCATGCCGAACTGACGTCCAAGGTCTCCGGAATGACGCCGGTCCTCTTGCTCGACGAAGTCGCTGCGCACCTGGATCCGGACCGCCGGGCCGCCCTGTTCGCCAAGCTGAATTCCTTAGGCGGGCAAGTTTTCATGACCGGGACGGACGAGGGTCTTTTCAGCGCCCTGCCCGAGGATGCCCAGGTGTTTGAAATCCGGGACCATCATGGCCATCTTCTAAAGGGACCGACAGGCCCTTAA
- the ubiB gene encoding 2-polyprenylphenol 6-hydroxylase: MALPVMPFLRLVRAGFVMAREGVFGLVHLPDLPAAPRMAIAMARLLERRSVKAKSADLRLSDALNKLGPSYVKLGQFLATRADVVGKEAARELSALQDRLPAFDHEAARSAVAEQLGRPVDEIFVEFGEAVAAASIAQVHPAVVRDRDGNEHKVAVKVLRPGVSRRFKRDLESYYLVARLAERFHPPSRRLRPVAVVDTLAQSVAIEMDFRLEAAALSEMGENIAEDPGFRVPQVDWIRTSKGVLTMEWIDGRKMSDVEGLEADGHDLEALGAAVIQSFLRHTLRDGFFHADMHQGNLFVEPDGTLVAVDFGITGRLNTRERRFLAEILFGFITRNYKRVAEVHFEAGYVPADQDVDMFAQAIRAIGEPIHGHDASEISMARLLTQLFEVTELFEMRTQTQLIMLQKTMVVVEGVARSLNPNLDMWRTAEPVVGSWIKDNLGPVGKLRDAGDALGALARIANDLPFFADRIGRMSEELEKMTMSGLRFDAQTAEAIGKAEAHHSRSGRLALWVIAACAVASVYLLA, encoded by the coding sequence ATGGCGCTTCCGGTGATGCCTTTTCTCCGCCTCGTCCGGGCAGGTTTCGTCATGGCGCGCGAGGGTGTGTTCGGCCTGGTGCATCTGCCGGACCTGCCGGCCGCACCGCGCATGGCGATTGCCATGGCCCGGCTTCTGGAGCGTCGGTCGGTCAAGGCCAAGAGCGCCGATCTGCGCCTCTCCGACGCGCTCAACAAGCTGGGGCCCTCCTACGTCAAGCTGGGCCAGTTCCTGGCAACCCGGGCGGACGTGGTTGGCAAGGAAGCCGCACGTGAACTGTCTGCCCTGCAGGACCGGCTGCCGGCGTTCGATCACGAGGCCGCCAGGTCGGCGGTGGCGGAGCAGCTGGGCCGGCCGGTCGACGAGATCTTTGTCGAGTTTGGCGAAGCCGTGGCCGCCGCTTCCATTGCCCAGGTGCATCCGGCAGTCGTGCGCGACCGGGACGGCAACGAGCACAAGGTCGCGGTCAAGGTTTTGCGGCCCGGCGTGTCACGCCGGTTCAAGCGCGATCTTGAAAGCTATTATCTGGTTGCGCGGCTTGCAGAGCGGTTCCATCCGCCCTCGCGGCGGCTGCGACCGGTCGCCGTGGTCGACACGCTGGCCCAGTCCGTCGCAATTGAAATGGACTTCCGGCTCGAGGCAGCCGCTCTTTCGGAGATGGGTGAGAACATTGCCGAAGATCCCGGGTTCCGGGTCCCGCAAGTCGACTGGATCCGCACCTCCAAAGGGGTGCTCACCATGGAATGGATCGACGGCCGGAAGATGTCCGACGTCGAGGGCCTGGAAGCCGACGGCCATGATCTGGAGGCGCTTGGCGCCGCCGTCATTCAGAGCTTCCTGCGGCACACGCTCCGGGACGGCTTTTTTCATGCCGACATGCACCAGGGCAATCTGTTCGTCGAACCTGACGGAACGCTTGTGGCCGTCGACTTCGGTATCACCGGCCGGCTGAACACCCGCGAACGCCGGTTCCTGGCCGAGATCCTGTTCGGCTTCATCACCCGCAACTATAAACGCGTCGCCGAAGTGCATTTCGAGGCCGGTTATGTGCCCGCTGACCAGGACGTCGACATGTTCGCCCAGGCCATCCGCGCTATTGGTGAGCCGATCCACGGTCACGATGCCAGCGAAATCTCCATGGCGCGTCTGCTGACCCAGTTGTTCGAAGTCACCGAACTCTTCGAAATGCGCACCCAGACCCAGTTGATCATGCTGCAGAAGACCATGGTGGTGGTCGAGGGTGTTGCGCGCTCGCTCAATCCGAACCTCGACATGTGGAGGACAGCCGAGCCGGTTGTCGGGTCTTGGATCAAGGACAATCTCGGTCCTGTCGGCAAGTTGCGCGACGCCGGAGACGCGCTGGGGGCACTGGCCCGGATTGCCAACGACCTGCCGTTTTTCGCCGACCGCATCGGCCGCATGTCCGAAGAGCTGGAAAAGATGACGATGAGCGGCCTTCGCTTCGACGCGCAGACGGCCGAAGCCATCGGCAAGGCGGAAGCGCATCACAGCCGGTCCGGACGGCTGGCCTTGTGGGTCATCGCAGCCTGCGCAGTTGCCTCGGTCTACCTGCTGGCTTGA
- the dnaN gene encoding DNA polymerase III subunit beta, with protein sequence MKATLERTDLLKSLTHVHRVVERRNTIPILSNVLLRADGGAINLKATDLDLEIVETVPAMIEMPGATTVPAHMFYDIVRKLPEGSQVVLETTGDNATLEIRAGRSKFTLQMLPEADFPDLTAGDFSHGFALTAADIRKLIDTTQFAISTEETRYYLNGIYLHTVDAANGQQFRAVATDGHRLAQAEVPAPSGSAGMPGIIVPRKTVGEIQKLLEDPEANVQIELSDTKIRLTTGSVILTSKLIDGTFPDYGRVIPQGNDKEMRVDRDEFKEAVDRVSTISSERGRAVKISLSDSRMVLTVNNPDSGSATEELAVEYDAEDLEIGFNSRYLLDIANQLSSDTALFRLADSGSPTLIQDNTVDDCLFVLMPMRV encoded by the coding sequence ATGAAAGCGACCCTCGAGCGGACCGACCTCCTCAAGTCCTTGACCCATGTTCACCGGGTGGTCGAGCGCCGAAACACCATTCCCATCCTGTCCAATGTCCTGCTGCGGGCTGACGGCGGCGCCATCAATCTGAAGGCAACCGACCTCGACCTCGAAATCGTCGAAACCGTGCCCGCCATGATCGAAATGCCGGGCGCCACCACGGTGCCGGCGCACATGTTCTACGACATCGTGCGCAAGCTGCCCGAAGGCTCGCAGGTGGTTCTGGAGACCACCGGCGACAACGCCACGCTGGAAATCCGGGCCGGCCGTTCGAAATTCACGCTGCAGATGTTGCCGGAAGCGGATTTCCCGGACCTGACGGCCGGCGATTTCAGTCATGGCTTTGCTCTGACGGCCGCCGATATCCGCAAGCTGATCGACACCACCCAGTTTGCGATCTCGACTGAGGAAACCCGCTATTACCTGAACGGGATCTACCTGCACACGGTCGACGCGGCCAATGGCCAGCAGTTCCGTGCCGTTGCCACCGACGGCCACCGTCTGGCCCAGGCTGAAGTGCCTGCCCCGTCGGGATCTGCCGGCATGCCGGGCATCATCGTGCCGCGCAAGACGGTAGGTGAGATCCAGAAACTGCTGGAAGACCCGGAAGCCAACGTTCAGATCGAACTGTCCGACACCAAGATCCGGTTGACCACCGGTTCCGTCATCCTGACATCCAAACTGATCGACGGCACCTTCCCGGATTACGGCCGGGTGATCCCGCAGGGCAACGACAAGGAAATGCGCGTCGACCGGGACGAGTTCAAGGAAGCCGTCGACCGCGTCTCGACAATTTCCTCCGAGCGCGGCCGGGCCGTGAAGATCTCGCTGAGCGATAGCCGCATGGTGCTCACCGTGAACAACCCGGATTCGGGCAGCGCGACGGAAGAACTGGCCGTCGAGTATGACGCGGAAGACCTGGAAATCGGCTTCAACTCGCGGTACCTGCTCGATATTGCCAATCAGCTGTCAAGCGACACGGCCCTGTTCCGGCTGGCCGACAGCGGCTCGCCAACCCTGATCCAGGACAACACCGTCGATGACTGCCTGTTCGTTCTGATGCCGATGCGGGTCTGA